The Micromonospora sp. NBC_01740 genome includes a window with the following:
- the dapD gene encoding 2,3,4,5-tetrahydropyridine-2,6-dicarboxylate N-succinyltransferase, with translation MTSESAWGIGLATVTADDQVLDTWYPTGKLGLGELPLVAGEDEADVLDLPPGAVGDRALPGLRTVQVVTVIGSLDEPIKDAADAYLRLHLLSHRLVRPNELNLDGIFGKLANVAWTSAGPCPPERVDELRVIERSAGRHLAVYGVDKFPRMTDYVVPSGVRIADADRVRLGAHLAAGTTVMHEGFVNFNAGTLGTSMVEGRIVQGVVVGDGSDIGGGASIMGTLSGGGTDRVRIGERSLVGANAGVGISLGDDCVVEAGCYITAASKITLPDGRVVKARELSGVDNLLFWRNSVTGALEAKQRSGRGIELNAALHAND, from the coding sequence GGGCAAGCTGGGCCTCGGCGAGCTGCCGCTGGTCGCCGGCGAGGACGAGGCGGACGTGCTGGACCTGCCCCCGGGGGCGGTCGGCGACCGGGCGCTGCCCGGGCTGCGTACCGTCCAGGTGGTCACCGTGATCGGCTCGCTGGACGAGCCGATCAAGGACGCCGCCGACGCGTACCTTCGGCTGCACCTGCTCTCCCACCGCCTGGTGCGACCCAACGAGCTCAACCTCGACGGCATCTTCGGCAAGCTGGCGAACGTGGCCTGGACCTCCGCCGGGCCCTGCCCCCCGGAGCGGGTCGACGAGCTGCGGGTCATCGAGCGGTCCGCCGGCCGCCACCTGGCCGTGTACGGGGTGGACAAGTTCCCCAGGATGACCGACTACGTGGTGCCGTCGGGCGTGCGGATCGCCGACGCCGACCGGGTGCGCCTCGGCGCGCACCTGGCGGCCGGCACCACCGTCATGCACGAGGGCTTCGTCAACTTCAACGCCGGCACCCTGGGCACCTCGATGGTCGAGGGCCGGATCGTGCAGGGCGTGGTGGTCGGCGACGGCTCCGACATCGGCGGCGGCGCCTCGATCATGGGCACCCTCTCCGGCGGCGGCACCGACCGGGTCCGCATCGGCGAGCGCAGCCTGGTCGGCGCGAACGCCGGCGTGGGCATCTCGCTCGGCGACGACTGCGTGGTGGAGGCCGGCTGCTACATCACCGCCGCCTCCAAGATCACCCTGCCGGACGGCCGGGTGGTCAAGGCCCGCGAGCTGTCCGGGGTGGACAACCTGCTGTTCTGGCGCAACTCGGTGACCGGTGCGCTGGAGGCGAAGCAGCGCAGCGGCAGGGGCATCGAGCTGAACGCCGCGCTGCACGCCAACGACTGA